Proteins encoded together in one Carassius auratus strain Wakin chromosome 32, ASM336829v1, whole genome shotgun sequence window:
- the LOC113051599 gene encoding SH3 domain and tetratricopeptide repeat-containing protein 1-like isoform X2, protein MSAAARRNSSKTGNGVKSESDPDKTRTVRRELSNECTHSEWDNIMESSSRDYKISRGSIKGTPGAPDDNIPTVLAIQLAMVEGPDRLPADEDTQEVLCRKLCLLEADLSGVMTLISELSAHFVSINSEERTIFITFKTLEEIWKFSTYHKMGFLGQCMENLLMDQEFWLISLDQHSGIEISIKEETLNLMYKGFLMQEGSFFGCCTANQMFDSSTSGSDLYLEKGDIALFEPPFLGSGWTVLSLADGDRGTKPKPALEPVIPFHEWFLKSCPESILVGGGKDTGGLPFQIVGVCEATEEYDADGPDELSFQAGERIIILGLLVACCEWFLGKLEKTGDTGLVKTKLVKTTTSSCESSGIFLNDEDRQIVTLDQDKIKEETIALLKKICQSNVGTNYKLDLAKEIPRSDENKTHQTELNNLKQKVKHILSEGDKSQRNDVSSVTIKQQMKKQADNTEMSRETPRFSFCSELDSTSPDGHHALLSFLSSRDYQPEFLLLYSAYPEFLISLFDGQSDEEEIVVYLGIARELARKKHVSWAQSRICFLLGQLCAGRSKFSQARVYYEEALNVPKDCFTDMFLLSAIYSNLALIYLTQKNHERFFTFSERFSALLMAVPECLFGCEDPEVLKYVLKKAVLAKNQLAEARACFLQAKLHLKIKDGMSAIPFIERLLILADEVPVACDDTMSHVFLVLARLYSDQRLPRLAESCAKKASLQVGATMSYCLCSISLLLENASELYGVAIPTQIAPYLTRAAALVPPSKEPVLGHVQALCLSWLFHRHGMPDRAVHYMSTVLDHSGISSIGHADSTAALLWLAWLYICNKQPGTALEVLDTVLSSLPEHCTTQLEGVVYNMRAISYRHSGDIRQASESYRAAIEICEEFEDRRNWAIALANFGFMCLQIKAKRLAEEYLTQSVELFSELEDEGHELSFISVLLELGKHFVSQGNHEHGKTYYEWALLIAMFINHMDSQLQATCHLCQLYEEVCPDEAQCIIYNEHQLNLLQRIGDKSLEGEILDKISQLYLNLATEKANRAALDYTKQSLGIFIDLGRKRKEAHAWLKAGKIYHILQQTELVDLYVQVAQDMALSTGDTLFTLEMLEAAGDVFFNSSHDREKAICFYRDRALPIALKTSSVRSQLRLCNKLSELLLQLGQCSEAIEYAQTALDISTSLADHLNERVAFHRLATLYHCLGQFEMAEHHFLKALSLCPSPLQYDEEGLYYVRVYKTLGDIIFYDVKDPFDAAGYYHLALAAAMDLGNKRSQLELCTRLATIYHNFLMDRELSLFFYQRARAFANDLHIRRINLAPDYSFRTTAQYKSTITGAR, encoded by the exons ATGTCAGCCGCTGCTCGTAGAAACTCGTCCAAAACCGGGAACGGCGTGAAGTCCGAGTCCGACCCGGATAAAACTCGGACGGTACGCAGAGAGCTGTCGAATGAGTGCACACACAGTGAATGGGATAATATTATGGAGTCTTCGTCTAGAG ATTATAAGATATCAAGAGGGAGCATCAAAGGTACCCCTGGAGCTCCTGATGATAATATACCAACAG TGTTGGCTATTCAGTTGGCTATGGTGGAGGGGCCAGATCGACTTCCTGCCGATGAGGACACACAGGAAGTGCTTTGCAGGAAACTTTGTTTGCTGGAAGCTGACCTTTCAGGGGTCATGACCTTAATCTCT GAACTGTCTGCTCATTTTGTATCCATCAACAGTGAGGAAAGGACTATATTTATCACTTTTAAAACCCTTGAAGAAATATGGAAGTTCAGCACATACCACAAGATGG GCTTCTTGGGGCAGTGTATGGAAAACCTTCTCATGGACCAGGAGTTCTGGTTAATCTCCCTCGATCAGCATTCAGGAATTGAGATCTCAATTAAAGAAGAGACGCTAAATCTGATGTATAAAGGCTTTCTAATGCAAGAAG GGTCTTTCTTTGGATGCTGCACAGCAAATCAGATGTTTGATAGCTCTACGTCAGGTAGCGACCTTTATCTGGAGAAGGGGGACATCGCTTTGTTTGAGCCTCCATTCTTAGGATCAGGGTGGACAGTGCTGTCACTTGCGGATGGGGATAGAGGAACCAAACCAAAACCAGCTCTGGAGCCCGTCATTCCCTTTCATGA GTGGTTTCTAAAGTCCTGCCCAGAAAGTATATTAGTGGGTGGTGGAAAGGACACCGGTGGCCTTCCCTTCCAGATTg TAGGGGTCTGTGAGGCCACAGAGGAGTATGATGCCGATGGACCAGATGAACTGAGTTTCCAGGCTGGTGAACGCATCATCATCCTGGGCCTGCTGGTGGCCTGTTGTGAATGGTTTTTGGGAAAACTGGAGAAAACTGGGGATACTGGACTTGTCAAAACCAAGCTGGTCAAAACAACCACTTCATCTTGTGA ATCATCTGGCATATTCTTGAATGACGAGGACAGACAAATTGTTACCTTGGATCAGGACAAAATTAAAGAGGAGACTATTGCTTTATTGAAGAAAATATGCCAGTCTAATGTTGGCACAAACTACAAACTTG ATCTGGCAAAAGAAATTCCAAGATCAGATGAAA ACAAGACTCATCAGACAGAATTAAACAATCTAAAACAGAAAGTCAAACACATTCTGAGTGAGGGAGATAAGTCTCAAAGAAATGATGTTTCTTCAGTCACCATCAAGCAacagatgaagaaacaagctgATAATACAGAGATGTCCCGGGAAACCCCACGTTTTTCTTTCTGCTCAGAACTGGACAGCACCAGTCCAGATGGACATCATGCTCTCCTTTCGTTCTTGAGCAGTCGTGACTACCAGCCAGAGTTCCTGCTCTTGTACAGTGCTTACCCAGAATTCCTCATCTCACTTTTTGATGGCCAATCCGATGAGGAGGAGATAGTGGTGTATTTAGGCATAGCCCGAGAGCTGGCACGAAAGAAGCATGTCTCGTGGGCGCAGAGCAGAATCTGTTTTCTTCTTGGACAGCTTTGCGCAGGGAGGTCGAAGTTTTCTCAAGCTCGGGTTTATTACGAGGAAGCCTTGAATGTACCCAAGGATTGCTTCACAGACATGTTTCTGCTCTCTGCCATTTACTCCAACCTAGCACTCATCTACCTAACACAGAAGAACCATGAAAGATTTTTCACGTTTTCAGAGCGCTTTTCTGCTTTGTTGATGGCTGTCCCTGAATGTTTGTTTGGCTGTGAGGACCCTGAAGTATTAAAATATGTACTTAAAAAGGCTGTACTGGCCAAGAATCAGCTCGCCGAGGCCCGAGCCTGCTTCCTCCAGGCCAAGCTCCACCTGAAGATTAAAGATGGCATGAGTGCAATCCCGTTTATTGAAAGGCTTTTGATCCTTGCCGATGAGGTTCCTGTGGCATGTGATGACACAATGAGCCATGTTTTCCTGGTGTTAGCAAGACTCTACAGTGACCAGAGACTGCCACGCTTGGCTGAAAGCTGTGCAAAGAAAGCGTCACTTCAG GTAGGAGCCACCATGTCATACTGTCTTTGTAGTATCTCACTATTGTTGGAAAATGCATCAGAACTGTATGGAGTGGCCATCCCAACACAAATTGCTCCATACCTGACCCGTGCCGCTGCTTTAGTGCCCCCCAGCAAGGAGCCAGTGCTGGGTCATGTCCAAGCTCTGTgtttgtcctggctcttccataGACACGGTATGCCTGACAGAGCTGTTCACTACATGTCCACTGTCCTCGACCACAGCGGTATATCCAGTATTGGCCATGCAGACAGTACTGCTGCTCTCCTGTGGTTGGCGTGGCTGTACATCTGCAACAAGCAACCTGGCACAGCTCTGGAAGTGCTAGACACTGTGCTGTCATCGCTCCCTGAGCACTGTACTACTCAACTGGAAGGAGTGGTTTACAACATGCGAGCCATTTCATACAGACATTCAGGAGACATCCGACAGGCCTCTGAAAGCTACCGGGCTGCAATTGAGATCTGCGAGGAGTTTGAGGATAGACGGAACTGGGCTATAGCACTGGCCAACTTTGGATTCATGTGTTTGCAAATCAAGGCTAAAAGATTGGCAGAGGAATACCTCACTCAGTCAGTGGAGCTGTTCTCCGAGCTTGAGGATGAAGGGCATGAACTCAGTTTTATTTCAGTGCTTCTTGAGTTGGGGAAACACTTTGTTTCCCAGGGAAACCATGAGCATGGGAAGACCTACTATGAATGGGCCCTGCTGATCGCCATGTTTATAAATCACATGGATA GCCAGTTGCAAGCCACATGTCACCTGTGTCAGCTTTACGAAGAGGTGTGTCCAGATGAAGCCCAGTGTATCATCTACAACGAGCACCAGCTGAACCTTCTTCAGCGGATAGGAGACAAGAGCTTAGAGGGAGAGATACTGGACAAGATCAGTCAGCTGTACCTGAACCTGGCTACCGAGAA AGCCAACAGAGCCGCTTTAGATTACACCAAACAGAGCCTGGGCATCTTCATCGACTTGGGCAGAAAACGCAAGGAGGCTCATGCCTGGCTAAAGGCAGGGAAGATTTACCACATCCTCCAACAGACGGAGCTAGTGGACCTCTACGTGCAG GTAGCCCAGGACATGGCTTTGAGCACAGGAGACACACTCTTCACCCTGGAGATGTTGGAAGCAGCTGGAGATGTGTTCTTCAACAGCTCACATGACAGGGAGAAAGCCATCTGCTTTTACAGG GACCGAGCCCTTCCCATCGCACTAAAGACGAGCAGTGTGCGCTCTCAGCTTAGGCTGTGTAACAAGCTTTCAGAGCTTCTGCTGCAGCTGGGACAGTGCTCAGAGGCCATTGAGTATGCTCAAACTGCATTAGACATTAGCACGAGTCTAG CTGACCATTTAAATGAGCGAGTGGCATTCCATAGACTCGCTACGTTGTACCATTGTCTGGGTCAGTTTGAAATGGCAGAGCACCACTTTCTGAAAGCCCTGTCCCTGTGCCCCTCACCCCTGCAGTACGACGAGGAAGGCCTGTACTATGTCAGGGTTTACAAAACACTTGGAGACATCATCTTCTATGATGTAAAG GACCCATTTGATGCTGCTGGCTATTATCACCTGGCCTTGGCTGCTGCTATGGATCTGGGCAACAAGAGGTCTCAGCTAGAGCTGTGTACTCGGTTGGCCACCATCTACCACAACTTTCTCATGGACCGTGAACTCTCGCTGTTCTTCTACCAGCGAGCCAGAGCTTTCGCTAATGATCTCCATATCCGTCGTATCAACCTGGCACCAGACTACAGCTTCAGGACCACAGCCCAGTACAAAAGCACAATAACTGGGGCAAGATAA
- the LOC113051599 gene encoding SH3 domain and tetratricopeptide repeat-containing protein 1-like isoform X1 translates to MSAAARRNSSKTGNGVKSESDPDKTRTVRRELSNECTHSEWDNIMESSSRDYKISRGSIKGTPGAPDDNIPTVLAIQLAMVEGPDRLPADEDTQEVLCRKLCLLEADLSGVMTLISELSAHFVSINSEERTIFITFKTLEEIWKFSTYHKMGFLGQCMENLLMDQEFWLISLDQHSGIEISIKEETLNLMYKGFLMQEGSFFGCCTANQMFDSSTSGSDLYLEKGDIALFEPPFLGSGWTVLSLADGDRGTKPKPALEPVIPFHEWFLKSCPESILVGGGKDTGGLPFQIAVGVCEATEEYDADGPDELSFQAGERIIILGLLVACCEWFLGKLEKTGDTGLVKTKLVKTTTSSCESSGIFLNDEDRQIVTLDQDKIKEETIALLKKICQSNVGTNYKLDLAKEIPRSDENKTHQTELNNLKQKVKHILSEGDKSQRNDVSSVTIKQQMKKQADNTEMSRETPRFSFCSELDSTSPDGHHALLSFLSSRDYQPEFLLLYSAYPEFLISLFDGQSDEEEIVVYLGIARELARKKHVSWAQSRICFLLGQLCAGRSKFSQARVYYEEALNVPKDCFTDMFLLSAIYSNLALIYLTQKNHERFFTFSERFSALLMAVPECLFGCEDPEVLKYVLKKAVLAKNQLAEARACFLQAKLHLKIKDGMSAIPFIERLLILADEVPVACDDTMSHVFLVLARLYSDQRLPRLAESCAKKASLQVGATMSYCLCSISLLLENASELYGVAIPTQIAPYLTRAAALVPPSKEPVLGHVQALCLSWLFHRHGMPDRAVHYMSTVLDHSGISSIGHADSTAALLWLAWLYICNKQPGTALEVLDTVLSSLPEHCTTQLEGVVYNMRAISYRHSGDIRQASESYRAAIEICEEFEDRRNWAIALANFGFMCLQIKAKRLAEEYLTQSVELFSELEDEGHELSFISVLLELGKHFVSQGNHEHGKTYYEWALLIAMFINHMDSQLQATCHLCQLYEEVCPDEAQCIIYNEHQLNLLQRIGDKSLEGEILDKISQLYLNLATEKANRAALDYTKQSLGIFIDLGRKRKEAHAWLKAGKIYHILQQTELVDLYVQVAQDMALSTGDTLFTLEMLEAAGDVFFNSSHDREKAICFYRDRALPIALKTSSVRSQLRLCNKLSELLLQLGQCSEAIEYAQTALDISTSLADHLNERVAFHRLATLYHCLGQFEMAEHHFLKALSLCPSPLQYDEEGLYYVRVYKTLGDIIFYDVKDPFDAAGYYHLALAAAMDLGNKRSQLELCTRLATIYHNFLMDRELSLFFYQRARAFANDLHIRRINLAPDYSFRTTAQYKSTITGAR, encoded by the exons ATGTCAGCCGCTGCTCGTAGAAACTCGTCCAAAACCGGGAACGGCGTGAAGTCCGAGTCCGACCCGGATAAAACTCGGACGGTACGCAGAGAGCTGTCGAATGAGTGCACACACAGTGAATGGGATAATATTATGGAGTCTTCGTCTAGAG ATTATAAGATATCAAGAGGGAGCATCAAAGGTACCCCTGGAGCTCCTGATGATAATATACCAACAG TGTTGGCTATTCAGTTGGCTATGGTGGAGGGGCCAGATCGACTTCCTGCCGATGAGGACACACAGGAAGTGCTTTGCAGGAAACTTTGTTTGCTGGAAGCTGACCTTTCAGGGGTCATGACCTTAATCTCT GAACTGTCTGCTCATTTTGTATCCATCAACAGTGAGGAAAGGACTATATTTATCACTTTTAAAACCCTTGAAGAAATATGGAAGTTCAGCACATACCACAAGATGG GCTTCTTGGGGCAGTGTATGGAAAACCTTCTCATGGACCAGGAGTTCTGGTTAATCTCCCTCGATCAGCATTCAGGAATTGAGATCTCAATTAAAGAAGAGACGCTAAATCTGATGTATAAAGGCTTTCTAATGCAAGAAG GGTCTTTCTTTGGATGCTGCACAGCAAATCAGATGTTTGATAGCTCTACGTCAGGTAGCGACCTTTATCTGGAGAAGGGGGACATCGCTTTGTTTGAGCCTCCATTCTTAGGATCAGGGTGGACAGTGCTGTCACTTGCGGATGGGGATAGAGGAACCAAACCAAAACCAGCTCTGGAGCCCGTCATTCCCTTTCATGA GTGGTTTCTAAAGTCCTGCCCAGAAAGTATATTAGTGGGTGGTGGAAAGGACACCGGTGGCCTTCCCTTCCAGATTg CAGTAGGGGTCTGTGAGGCCACAGAGGAGTATGATGCCGATGGACCAGATGAACTGAGTTTCCAGGCTGGTGAACGCATCATCATCCTGGGCCTGCTGGTGGCCTGTTGTGAATGGTTTTTGGGAAAACTGGAGAAAACTGGGGATACTGGACTTGTCAAAACCAAGCTGGTCAAAACAACCACTTCATCTTGTGA ATCATCTGGCATATTCTTGAATGACGAGGACAGACAAATTGTTACCTTGGATCAGGACAAAATTAAAGAGGAGACTATTGCTTTATTGAAGAAAATATGCCAGTCTAATGTTGGCACAAACTACAAACTTG ATCTGGCAAAAGAAATTCCAAGATCAGATGAAA ACAAGACTCATCAGACAGAATTAAACAATCTAAAACAGAAAGTCAAACACATTCTGAGTGAGGGAGATAAGTCTCAAAGAAATGATGTTTCTTCAGTCACCATCAAGCAacagatgaagaaacaagctgATAATACAGAGATGTCCCGGGAAACCCCACGTTTTTCTTTCTGCTCAGAACTGGACAGCACCAGTCCAGATGGACATCATGCTCTCCTTTCGTTCTTGAGCAGTCGTGACTACCAGCCAGAGTTCCTGCTCTTGTACAGTGCTTACCCAGAATTCCTCATCTCACTTTTTGATGGCCAATCCGATGAGGAGGAGATAGTGGTGTATTTAGGCATAGCCCGAGAGCTGGCACGAAAGAAGCATGTCTCGTGGGCGCAGAGCAGAATCTGTTTTCTTCTTGGACAGCTTTGCGCAGGGAGGTCGAAGTTTTCTCAAGCTCGGGTTTATTACGAGGAAGCCTTGAATGTACCCAAGGATTGCTTCACAGACATGTTTCTGCTCTCTGCCATTTACTCCAACCTAGCACTCATCTACCTAACACAGAAGAACCATGAAAGATTTTTCACGTTTTCAGAGCGCTTTTCTGCTTTGTTGATGGCTGTCCCTGAATGTTTGTTTGGCTGTGAGGACCCTGAAGTATTAAAATATGTACTTAAAAAGGCTGTACTGGCCAAGAATCAGCTCGCCGAGGCCCGAGCCTGCTTCCTCCAGGCCAAGCTCCACCTGAAGATTAAAGATGGCATGAGTGCAATCCCGTTTATTGAAAGGCTTTTGATCCTTGCCGATGAGGTTCCTGTGGCATGTGATGACACAATGAGCCATGTTTTCCTGGTGTTAGCAAGACTCTACAGTGACCAGAGACTGCCACGCTTGGCTGAAAGCTGTGCAAAGAAAGCGTCACTTCAG GTAGGAGCCACCATGTCATACTGTCTTTGTAGTATCTCACTATTGTTGGAAAATGCATCAGAACTGTATGGAGTGGCCATCCCAACACAAATTGCTCCATACCTGACCCGTGCCGCTGCTTTAGTGCCCCCCAGCAAGGAGCCAGTGCTGGGTCATGTCCAAGCTCTGTgtttgtcctggctcttccataGACACGGTATGCCTGACAGAGCTGTTCACTACATGTCCACTGTCCTCGACCACAGCGGTATATCCAGTATTGGCCATGCAGACAGTACTGCTGCTCTCCTGTGGTTGGCGTGGCTGTACATCTGCAACAAGCAACCTGGCACAGCTCTGGAAGTGCTAGACACTGTGCTGTCATCGCTCCCTGAGCACTGTACTACTCAACTGGAAGGAGTGGTTTACAACATGCGAGCCATTTCATACAGACATTCAGGAGACATCCGACAGGCCTCTGAAAGCTACCGGGCTGCAATTGAGATCTGCGAGGAGTTTGAGGATAGACGGAACTGGGCTATAGCACTGGCCAACTTTGGATTCATGTGTTTGCAAATCAAGGCTAAAAGATTGGCAGAGGAATACCTCACTCAGTCAGTGGAGCTGTTCTCCGAGCTTGAGGATGAAGGGCATGAACTCAGTTTTATTTCAGTGCTTCTTGAGTTGGGGAAACACTTTGTTTCCCAGGGAAACCATGAGCATGGGAAGACCTACTATGAATGGGCCCTGCTGATCGCCATGTTTATAAATCACATGGATA GCCAGTTGCAAGCCACATGTCACCTGTGTCAGCTTTACGAAGAGGTGTGTCCAGATGAAGCCCAGTGTATCATCTACAACGAGCACCAGCTGAACCTTCTTCAGCGGATAGGAGACAAGAGCTTAGAGGGAGAGATACTGGACAAGATCAGTCAGCTGTACCTGAACCTGGCTACCGAGAA AGCCAACAGAGCCGCTTTAGATTACACCAAACAGAGCCTGGGCATCTTCATCGACTTGGGCAGAAAACGCAAGGAGGCTCATGCCTGGCTAAAGGCAGGGAAGATTTACCACATCCTCCAACAGACGGAGCTAGTGGACCTCTACGTGCAG GTAGCCCAGGACATGGCTTTGAGCACAGGAGACACACTCTTCACCCTGGAGATGTTGGAAGCAGCTGGAGATGTGTTCTTCAACAGCTCACATGACAGGGAGAAAGCCATCTGCTTTTACAGG GACCGAGCCCTTCCCATCGCACTAAAGACGAGCAGTGTGCGCTCTCAGCTTAGGCTGTGTAACAAGCTTTCAGAGCTTCTGCTGCAGCTGGGACAGTGCTCAGAGGCCATTGAGTATGCTCAAACTGCATTAGACATTAGCACGAGTCTAG CTGACCATTTAAATGAGCGAGTGGCATTCCATAGACTCGCTACGTTGTACCATTGTCTGGGTCAGTTTGAAATGGCAGAGCACCACTTTCTGAAAGCCCTGTCCCTGTGCCCCTCACCCCTGCAGTACGACGAGGAAGGCCTGTACTATGTCAGGGTTTACAAAACACTTGGAGACATCATCTTCTATGATGTAAAG GACCCATTTGATGCTGCTGGCTATTATCACCTGGCCTTGGCTGCTGCTATGGATCTGGGCAACAAGAGGTCTCAGCTAGAGCTGTGTACTCGGTTGGCCACCATCTACCACAACTTTCTCATGGACCGTGAACTCTCGCTGTTCTTCTACCAGCGAGCCAGAGCTTTCGCTAATGATCTCCATATCCGTCGTATCAACCTGGCACCAGACTACAGCTTCAGGACCACAGCCCAGTACAAAAGCACAATAACTGGGGCAAGATAA